The Seleniivibrio woodruffii genome window below encodes:
- a CDS encoding RnfABCDGE type electron transport complex subunit D, translated as MPDRKFLVTFSPHDRNPETTDKVMLTVIIAMLPIIANSVWYYGFYAIKGYVLTSLFCIGFELLFNKISGRPCSLKDNSALLTGLLLAMNMPAAAPWWIMLVGSFVAIIISKQVYGGLGQNPFNPALVARIFLLIAWPVEMTAWIQPTPIIRGFLFDTVSSATPLGTMKSDLLAKGHVVTANLASYTDQLIGNVSGCMGGDGAIFVLIGGLFMMNRKVISWHIPVSFIGSLFLFTGIVWAVNPARTVDPFMHIISGGVMLAAFFMATDYVTSPVIKRAQIVFGIGCGLITGIIRIYGSYPEGTGFAILIMNAFVPLLDKYMRPLSFGEVKK; from the coding sequence ATGCCTGACAGAAAATTTCTGGTGACCTTTTCACCCCACGACAGAAACCCCGAAACAACCGACAAGGTGATGCTCACCGTTATCATCGCCATGCTTCCCATAATAGCCAACTCTGTCTGGTACTACGGTTTTTATGCCATTAAGGGCTATGTGCTCACTTCACTTTTCTGCATCGGATTCGAACTTCTTTTTAACAAAATTTCAGGTCGTCCCTGCTCGCTGAAGGACAATTCGGCACTTCTTACAGGTCTTCTTCTGGCCATGAACATGCCCGCCGCCGCTCCGTGGTGGATAATGCTTGTGGGTTCGTTCGTTGCCATCATAATATCAAAACAGGTTTACGGCGGACTGGGGCAGAATCCCTTCAACCCAGCTCTGGTGGCAAGGATCTTCCTGCTCATCGCATGGCCTGTTGAAATGACTGCGTGGATCCAGCCCACGCCCATCATCAGAGGTTTTCTTTTCGACACAGTCAGTTCCGCAACGCCACTTGGCACAATGAAGTCAGACCTTCTGGCGAAAGGGCATGTGGTCACTGCAAATCTGGCGAGCTATACCGATCAGCTCATCGGAAACGTCAGCGGCTGTATGGGCGGCGACGGAGCGATATTCGTTCTCATCGGCGGACTTTTCATGATGAACCGCAAGGTCATCAGCTGGCATATACCTGTATCGTTTATCGGTTCGCTTTTCCTTTTCACAGGAATAGTCTGGGCGGTGAACCCTGCCCGAACAGTGGATCCGTTCATGCATATCATAAGCGGCGGCGTTATGCTGGCGGCATTCTTCATGGCAACGGACTACGTCACTTCCCCCGTCATAAAGCGTGCGCAGATAGTCTTCGGCATCGGCTGCGGGCTTATCACGGGGATAATCAGGATATACGGAAGCTATCCGGAGGGCACGGGTTTTGCGATACTCATCATGAACGCATTTGTGCCCCTGCTTGATAAATACATGCGACCCCTCTCTTTCGGCGAGGTGAAGAAATGA
- a CDS encoding RnfABCDGE type electron transport complex subunit G translates to MSNSLKMVVVLTVISALAALILAGMNIATKDRIAEAERQDFLRGLTSVLPGFDNEPDRDILTVNGNKLYIGKKGGQVFGYAVESVSAKGYSGNIKVLVGVGTDGKILGIEIISHAETPGLGNKIENEEWRSSFKGMSADSKISVKKDGGDIDGFSGATISPRAVCEAVVNALALVKKADGGAK, encoded by the coding sequence ATGAGCAATTCGCTGAAAATGGTGGTGGTGCTGACGGTTATATCCGCTCTGGCGGCACTTATCCTTGCGGGGATGAACATCGCCACAAAGGACAGGATAGCCGAGGCGGAAAGGCAGGATTTTCTGAGAGGACTGACGTCCGTTCTGCCGGGGTTCGACAACGAACCGGACAGGGATATTCTGACAGTTAACGGTAATAAACTTTATATTGGTAAAAAGGGCGGACAGGTTTTCGGCTATGCGGTTGAGAGCGTATCGGCCAAGGGATATTCAGGCAACATAAAGGTCCTGGTGGGTGTCGGTACAGACGGCAAGATACTGGGAATAGAGATAATCAGCCATGCTGAGACACCCGGTCTCGGCAACAAGATAGAGAATGAGGAGTGGCGCAGCAGCTTTAAGGGCATGAGCGCCGACTCGAAAATATCCGTTAAGAAGGACGGAGGGGATATTGACGGCTTCAGCGGAGCAACAATATCGCCCAGAGCCGTGTGCGAGGCGGTTGTGAACGCTCTGGCACTGGTTAAGAAAGCTGACGGGGGTGCGAAGTGA
- the rsxE gene encoding electron transport complex subunit RsxE produces the protein MKLSILTEGIFKNNPVMKQVLGLCPTLAVTTSAINGIAMGLATMCVLMGSNVAVSLVKNIIPAKVRIPAYVVIIATFVTVIDLAMNAFVHDLHKILGLFIPLIVVNCIVLGRAESFASKNGVFDSLLDGIGSGLGFTLTLFVLGSVREVLGNGSWLGLDLFGASFSPSILMILPPGAFIVLGFLMAFNNYVEERRRINRGGIQ, from the coding sequence GTGAAACTTTCAATTCTTACCGAAGGCATTTTTAAGAACAACCCTGTAATGAAGCAGGTTCTGGGTCTCTGCCCGACTCTGGCAGTGACGACCTCCGCAATAAACGGCATAGCAATGGGACTGGCCACAATGTGCGTTCTGATGGGGTCAAACGTTGCCGTATCTCTGGTTAAAAACATTATCCCCGCAAAGGTTCGCATACCCGCTTATGTGGTTATCATCGCAACCTTTGTTACGGTCATAGATCTCGCTATGAATGCTTTTGTGCACGACCTGCACAAGATCCTTGGGCTTTTCATTCCGCTGATAGTGGTAAACTGCATTGTTCTGGGCAGGGCGGAGAGCTTTGCATCAAAGAACGGCGTATTTGATTCACTTCTGGACGGAATAGGCTCAGGGCTTGGTTTCACGCTCACCCTGTTCGTTCTGGGCAGTGTGCGGGAGGTGCTGGGCAACGGCTCATGGCTGGGGCTTGATCTTTTCGGGGCTTCTTTCAGCCCCTCGATACTCATGATACTCCCGCCGGGAGCGTTTATCGTCCTTGGATTCCTTATGGCTTTCAATAACTATGTTGAAGAGCGCAGACGAATCAACAGAGGGGGCATACAATGA
- the rsxA gene encoding electron transport complex subunit RsxA: protein MSLFLLFVSAVLVNNFVLARFLGICPFFGVSKKVETAVGMGLAVTFVMAVSGSITWIIQYTVLDRFNVGFLQTIVFILVIAALVQFVEMVIEKSSPDLYQSLGIYLPLITTNCAILGAAIINIQSGFDFIHMLVFTVGSALGFTLALVLFAGIRERIELSDIPYYFRGLPIAFITAGILALGFMGFSGLVK, encoded by the coding sequence ATGAGCCTTTTTCTTCTGTTCGTCAGCGCTGTTCTTGTAAATAACTTTGTTCTGGCAAGATTCCTCGGCATATGTCCCTTCTTCGGGGTCTCAAAAAAGGTTGAGACAGCCGTGGGGATGGGGCTTGCGGTGACGTTCGTAATGGCGGTGTCCGGCTCGATAACATGGATAATCCAGTACACGGTGCTGGACAGATTCAATGTCGGTTTCCTCCAGACAATAGTTTTCATCCTCGTAATCGCCGCTCTGGTTCAGTTTGTGGAAATGGTCATCGAAAAATCATCCCCAGACCTCTATCAGAGCCTTGGAATATACCTCCCGCTGATAACCACCAACTGCGCCATTCTCGGTGCGGCCATCATAAACATTCAGTCCGGATTCGACTTTATCCATATGCTGGTCTTCACTGTGGGTTCGGCTCTGGGCTTCACTCTGGCTCTGGTGCTGTTCGCAGGAATCAGGGAGAGGATTGAGCTTTCGGATATTCCCTACTACTTCCGCGGACTGCCCATCGCTTTCATAACTGCGGGGATCCTTGCCCTCGGTTTCATGGGCTTTTCAGGGCTGGTGAAGTGA
- a CDS encoding RnfABCDGE type electron transport complex subunit B, whose protein sequence is MIAAVMTMAVTGFVAGLGLMYASKKFHVQKDERIETVNGMLPAANCGGCGFPGCGALAEAIVNGKAPVNACPVCSREMVQQIAEYLGLTADSTIKKVARVRCMGNCDSAVEKYNYYGPRDCHSIVLLSGGNKLCTYGCVGEGSCVKACGFDAMHMGNDGIPVVNEEKCCSCGLCVKACPRNLIVLISEDRPVVVSCMSKDKGPEVKKACSVGCIGCKMCEKKCPVGAIDVDSFLAKIDPAVCNVCGVCVDVCPTKAIKNYSRTK, encoded by the coding sequence ATGATAGCGGCAGTTATGACAATGGCGGTGACAGGATTCGTTGCGGGACTGGGGCTGATGTACGCCTCGAAAAAGTTCCACGTTCAGAAGGACGAGCGCATTGAGACCGTGAACGGGATGCTTCCGGCTGCTAACTGCGGCGGATGCGGATTTCCTGGATGCGGCGCACTGGCGGAAGCCATCGTCAACGGCAAAGCACCTGTGAATGCATGCCCTGTTTGCAGCAGAGAGATGGTTCAGCAGATTGCTGAATACCTTGGACTCACAGCTGACAGCACCATTAAGAAGGTTGCAAGGGTCAGATGCATGGGCAACTGCGACAGTGCAGTTGAAAAATACAATTACTACGGCCCCAGAGACTGCCACAGCATAGTTCTGCTCTCCGGCGGAAACAAGCTCTGCACCTACGGATGTGTGGGCGAGGGCAGCTGTGTCAAAGCCTGCGGTTTTGACGCCATGCACATGGGAAATGACGGCATACCCGTTGTCAACGAGGAGAAGTGCTGTTCCTGCGGGCTCTGCGTAAAGGCATGCCCCAGAAATCTTATAGTCCTCATCTCCGAAGACAGACCCGTTGTGGTCTCCTGCATGTCGAAAGACAAAGGGCCTGAAGTTAAAAAGGCTTGCAGTGTCGGGTGCATCGGCTGTAAGATGTGCGAGAAAAAATGCCCTGTCGGCGCTATAGATGTGGACAGTTTCTTAGCGAAGATAGACCCTGCTGTATGCAACGTGTGCGGCGTCTGTGTTGACGTCTGCCCCACCAAAGCAATAAAAAATTACAGCCGCACGAAATAA
- a CDS encoding CsgG/HfaB family protein, producing MKRFLLLTLLCVLLSSCTSAILVDIEKANVSPKFSKATVTRVAVIGFDKNVDVHYNTAIIADKFTAELVDGQLFNIMDRNDIDKIITEVGFQQKASGTGLLDEQTKKRLQAMGADSVLTGKLIKYRQIERGDSILLSEAQLVAKLLRIETGEVLWSAEIAERSKIDGKKEAVSAEVLLSDIITKMSKPLKSEGMMKKIGKNINFLKN from the coding sequence ATGAAAAGGTTTTTATTGCTCACGCTTCTGTGCGTTCTTCTCTCTTCCTGCACATCCGCAATCCTTGTTGACATAGAAAAAGCAAACGTTTCGCCCAAGTTCAGCAAAGCAACCGTAACCCGTGTTGCCGTGATAGGATTCGACAAAAACGTCGACGTTCACTACAACACAGCCATAATTGCCGACAAGTTCACCGCTGAGCTTGTTGACGGACAGCTCTTTAACATCATGGACAGAAACGATATCGACAAAATAATCACCGAAGTGGGATTTCAGCAGAAAGCCTCCGGCACGGGACTTCTGGACGAACAGACCAAGAAGAGACTTCAGGCTATGGGCGCAGACAGCGTTCTCACCGGAAAACTTATCAAATACAGACAGATAGAGCGTGGCGACAGCATTCTGCTTTCCGAGGCTCAGCTTGTTGCAAAACTCCTGCGCATTGAAACAGGCGAGGTGCTGTGGTCGGCTGAGATAGCCGAGCGTTCGAAGATTGACGGCAAAAAAGAAGCTGTCAGTGCAGAGGTTCTGCTTTCGGACATCATCACGAAAATGTCGAAACCTCTCAAAAGCGAAGGGATGATGAAGAAAATAGGTAAGAATATCAATTTTCTGAAAAACTGA
- the cobK gene encoding precorrin-6A reductase produces MKILVLGGTSDSREYIKKLDCDYIVTVATEYGFESFSKDFPTVQIRFDELSLTAFIKEHGITAIADTTHPFAKNITALAVETAEKLGIEYINAMRNPKLDSDYEGIIVVETYEEAAAKAAEFSSVLLTIGSNRIDAFKEIISRCTVRILPFEKSIQKCREAGAEYRQIIAMQGPFSEEFNTALMKEIRADALVTKLSGDSGGLQEKIDACEKTKAACIVITGG; encoded by the coding sequence ATGAAAATTCTGGTACTTGGCGGCACATCTGACAGCCGTGAATATATAAAAAAACTCGACTGCGATTATATCGTCACTGTGGCCACCGAATACGGGTTCGAATCCTTTTCAAAGGATTTCCCCACTGTTCAAATCAGATTTGACGAACTCAGCCTGACCGCCTTCATAAAAGAGCACGGGATAACCGCAATAGCCGACACCACCCACCCTTTCGCAAAGAACATAACCGCACTGGCTGTGGAAACGGCGGAAAAGCTGGGCATTGAATACATAAACGCAATGCGCAACCCGAAACTGGATTCGGACTACGAAGGCATCATCGTTGTGGAAACCTATGAAGAGGCGGCGGCGAAGGCCGCAGAGTTCAGCTCGGTTCTGCTCACCATCGGCTCGAACCGCATAGACGCTTTTAAGGAAATAATCAGCAGATGCACCGTCCGCATCCTGCCGTTTGAAAAGTCCATACAGAAATGCAGGGAAGCGGGGGCGGAATATAGACAGATAATCGCAATGCAGGGACCCTTTTCGGAGGAGTTCAATACAGCTCTGATGAAAGAGATAAGGGCTGATGCGCTGGTGACCAAGCTGTCGGGTGATTCCGGCGGTTTGCAGGAAAAGATAGACGCATGCGAAAAAACAAAAGCCGCATGCATTGTGATTACAGGCGGCTGA
- the cobJ gene encoding precorrin-3B C(17)-methyltransferase, whose translation MGKVILTGIGPGSKEMMTAQARFAIENCTAVCGYDKYVEQVADIIPAGTPVFTSGMKGEVERAETAVQFAKDGHDVCLICGGDPSLYSLASLVYQLADGKVDIEVIAGVTAAMAASSLLGAPIADDLAIISMSDLLTPWEVIKKRIDAVNAGDFVTAIYNPKSMKRTQQIEYALNTFMQSRGDLITGTVRDAFRENQSVKISAISNFDYDFVGMTSIVIVGCRKTILIDGKMVTPRGYPV comes from the coding sequence ATGGGAAAGGTTATTCTTACGGGCATAGGTCCCGGAAGCAAAGAGATGATGACGGCTCAGGCAAGATTCGCAATTGAGAACTGCACGGCCGTTTGCGGCTATGACAAATACGTTGAGCAGGTGGCGGACATTATTCCCGCAGGAACGCCCGTTTTCACCAGCGGAATGAAGGGCGAAGTTGAACGGGCGGAGACAGCTGTTCAGTTCGCAAAGGACGGACACGACGTATGCCTCATATGCGGCGGCGACCCGTCGCTCTACTCCCTGGCTTCGCTGGTGTATCAGCTGGCGGACGGCAAGGTCGATATAGAGGTTATCGCAGGGGTGACAGCGGCAATGGCGGCCTCATCACTTCTGGGTGCGCCCATTGCGGATGATCTGGCCATAATCTCCATGTCGGACCTTCTGACCCCGTGGGAAGTAATTAAAAAACGCATAGATGCCGTTAACGCCGGAGACTTTGTCACGGCCATATACAACCCCAAAAGCATGAAACGCACTCAGCAGATTGAGTATGCGCTCAACACCTTCATGCAGTCACGGGGAGACCTTATCACAGGAACCGTCAGAGACGCTTTCCGTGAAAACCAGTCGGTGAAAATATCCGCCATTTCCAACTTCGACTACGACTTTGTGGGAATGACCTCGATTGTCATTGTGGGATGCAGGAAAACAATACTGATAGACGGCAAAATGGTAACCCCCAGAGGATATCCGGTCTGA
- a CDS encoding cobalt-precorrin 5A hydrolase, translated as MNTGRLAVIAVTDKGAVQAKYIADRLRAELYLSEKISGYDSIKYSSIKECFEKLFQEYDGIVAVMAQGIVTRVTAPLLESKYKDPAVVVCDEVGRYAISAVSGHEGGANRLAHRVASITGAVPVITTATEANKLYIAGVGCRKDTKKEQIISALTQACADAKIDIAQLRLIASAWVKENEQGLIDAADELGIYLRFLPEHLFTYCPYEVEETAAARHIGVKAVAEPCALMAGFNTTLVLKKTIYESVTVAISKEMTGFLSE; from the coding sequence ATGAATACAGGTAGACTGGCGGTCATCGCCGTCACCGATAAGGGAGCAGTTCAGGCAAAATATATTGCCGACAGACTCAGAGCAGAGCTTTATCTCTCTGAAAAAATTTCAGGCTATGACTCTATAAAATATTCATCAATAAAAGAATGTTTTGAAAAATTATTTCAGGAGTATGACGGCATAGTGGCCGTTATGGCACAGGGAATAGTGACCCGTGTCACAGCCCCGCTCCTTGAAAGCAAATACAAAGACCCCGCCGTGGTGGTCTGCGATGAGGTGGGCAGATATGCCATCAGCGCAGTATCGGGCCACGAAGGCGGCGCAAACAGACTGGCTCACAGAGTGGCATCCATCACAGGAGCCGTACCCGTCATAACCACGGCAACAGAGGCAAACAAGCTGTATATTGCTGGTGTCGGATGCAGAAAAGACACGAAAAAGGAACAGATAATCTCTGCGCTGACACAGGCTTGCGCTGATGCAAAAATCGACATTGCACAGCTCAGGCTTATAGCTTCCGCATGGGTGAAGGAGAACGAACAGGGGCTGATCGATGCGGCGGACGAGCTTGGTATATATCTCCGCTTCCTGCCTGAGCATCTATTCACCTACTGCCCTTATGAAGTCGAGGAAACGGCTGCGGCAAGGCACATCGGAGTAAAAGCAGTTGCAGAGCCATGTGCACTTATGGCCGGATTTAATACAACTTTGGTACTTAAAAAAACTATATATGAAAGTGTTACGGTAGCAATTTCAAAGGAAATGACCGGATTTCTTTCGGAGTGA
- the cobM gene encoding precorrin-4 C(11)-methyltransferase: MKVYFIGAGPGDAELITVKGARLIGECPVVIYAGSLVNPDILKYASNDAEIYDSAPLNLDEIVEIIKKAHKENKNVARVHTGDPALYGATGEQIAELDKLGIEYETVPGVTSMAASAAAANIELTMPEISQTVIITRTPGRTPMPEELSAIAKVGGTIAFFLSAGQGQFIADTLTANGWSGETPVVLVYRASWADQKIARCLLKDLEKTLKENGMTKQTMILAGRAVGGTPETYSKLYDRAFSHEYR; the protein is encoded by the coding sequence ATGAAGGTATATTTTATCGGCGCAGGACCGGGGGATGCGGAGCTTATCACGGTTAAGGGCGCAAGACTCATAGGCGAATGCCCCGTTGTGATATACGCCGGAAGCCTTGTTAATCCCGATATCCTGAAATATGCCTCAAATGATGCCGAAATATACGATTCAGCCCCTCTGAATCTGGATGAAATAGTTGAAATAATCAAAAAAGCACATAAAGAGAATAAAAACGTTGCACGTGTGCACACAGGCGATCCCGCACTCTACGGAGCCACCGGCGAGCAGATTGCAGAGCTGGACAAACTGGGCATAGAATACGAAACAGTGCCCGGAGTGACCAGCATGGCGGCATCGGCGGCGGCGGCGAACATTGAACTGACCATGCCAGAGATCTCCCAGACGGTGATAATCACCCGCACCCCCGGCAGGACACCCATGCCCGAAGAGCTTTCGGCCATCGCCAAAGTCGGCGGAACGATAGCCTTCTTTCTGTCCGCAGGACAGGGGCAGTTCATCGCCGATACCCTGACGGCAAACGGCTGGAGCGGAGAAACTCCCGTTGTTCTGGTTTACAGAGCCAGCTGGGCAGATCAGAAGATAGCCCGATGTCTGCTTAAAGACCTCGAAAAGACCCTGAAAGAGAACGGAATGACCAAGCAGACAATGATTCTGGCGGGAAGAGCAGTCGGCGGCACGCCGGAGACCTATTCAAAGCTATATGACAGGGCATTCAGCCATGAATACAGGTAG
- the cbiE gene encoding precorrin-6y C5,15-methyltransferase (decarboxylating) subunit CbiE, with the protein MKDSEITIISVGPGAHDLITLRGHKAIEDQEMIIGMKDAVETFAKHKEHYIPANMKTDCVNFIKDCPKSRIGVLVSGDAGFFSLARFVTAAFENVTIIPGVSSVCAGFALLKKQWFGYRFMSVHGRELFDECPEVSTVILCDEVNNPSAIAAKFPQIEEKFNIFVLSDISLPSEGVFAGISDYKKTSRMIIVLEEKTA; encoded by the coding sequence GTGAAAGACTCTGAAATCACAATAATCTCCGTGGGGCCGGGGGCGCATGACCTCATAACCCTGCGCGGACATAAGGCCATAGAGGATCAGGAGATGATCATCGGCATGAAGGATGCTGTGGAAACCTTTGCGAAACATAAGGAGCACTATATCCCCGCTAACATGAAGACCGACTGTGTGAACTTCATAAAAGACTGCCCGAAAAGCAGGATAGGCGTTCTTGTGTCAGGTGACGCAGGTTTTTTCAGCCTTGCCAGATTCGTTACTGCTGCTTTTGAAAACGTGACAATAATTCCCGGTGTCAGCTCCGTCTGCGCAGGATTCGCACTGCTAAAAAAGCAGTGGTTCGGCTACAGATTCATGTCCGTTCACGGCAGAGAACTTTTTGATGAATGTCCGGAAGTTTCAACGGTTATCCTCTGCGATGAGGTGAATAACCCCTCTGCAATAGCCGCAAAATTTCCCCAGATAGAGGAAAAATTCAATATTTTCGTACTGAGCGATATCAGCCTGCCCTCCGAAGGGGTTTTCGCTGGCATAAGCGATTATAAAAAAACATCCAGAATGATAATAGTTCTGGAGGAGAAAACGGCATGA
- the cbiD gene encoding cobalt-precorrin-5B (C(1))-methyltransferase CbiD: MRNGYTTGTTACAATAASCVFKLSNRIIEIADISLPNGTIAHIPVFRDIDGFYAVKDGGDDIDATHGMKIYADCTINDSGKIDIKGGQGIGIVTRKGLQVDVGLHAINPAPEKMIKENLSKLLGEKGADVTIYAPDGERIAKETFNEKVGVVGGISIIGTTGIVTPMSVEAIIETIKCEIDVAAAEGRDTVCLTPGKIGEKHFSENFRSVPVILMSNYAYEAFEYAKFKGFDRIYVAGHPAKLCKILMGYYNTHSKRSPMATDWLAERLELNEKFNTVEEILTSSDADLSFIAAELAEKIEKDYGFRHVSVIFYDMSGRKKGERL, from the coding sequence TTGAGAAACGGTTACACCACAGGAACAACAGCCTGTGCCGCTACGGCGGCATCATGCGTCTTTAAATTGTCAAACCGCATTATAGAAATAGCCGATATATCCCTGCCAAACGGAACCATAGCTCATATTCCGGTGTTCAGAGATATAGACGGTTTCTATGCTGTCAAAGACGGCGGCGACGACATCGACGCCACCCACGGAATGAAAATTTATGCCGACTGCACAATAAACGACAGCGGCAAAATCGATATAAAGGGCGGTCAGGGAATAGGAATAGTCACCAGAAAGGGACTTCAGGTGGATGTCGGCCTGCACGCAATAAACCCCGCTCCCGAAAAGATGATAAAGGAGAACCTGTCGAAACTTCTGGGAGAAAAGGGGGCAGATGTCACCATTTACGCTCCCGATGGCGAACGGATAGCAAAAGAGACCTTCAATGAAAAAGTCGGGGTGGTGGGCGGCATCTCCATAATCGGAACAACTGGAATCGTCACTCCCATGAGCGTTGAAGCAATTATAGAGACCATAAAATGCGAAATAGACGTTGCGGCGGCAGAGGGCAGAGACACCGTATGCCTCACGCCCGGCAAGATAGGCGAAAAGCATTTTTCGGAAAATTTCCGGTCTGTTCCTGTGATACTGATGAGCAACTACGCATACGAAGCCTTTGAGTACGCAAAATTCAAAGGTTTTGACAGAATATACGTTGCGGGACACCCCGCAAAGCTCTGCAAAATTCTGATGGGGTACTACAACACCCACTCAAAGAGATCGCCCATGGCAACGGACTGGCTGGCGGAGCGGCTGGAACTCAACGAAAAATTCAACACCGTCGAGGAGATACTCACCTCCTCCGATGCCGATCTGTCGTTCATAGCGGCGGAACTGGCGGAAAAGATAGAAAAAGACTACGGTTTCAGGCACGTTTCTGTTATCTTCTATGACATGAGCGGGAGGAAAAAGGGTGAAAGACTCTGA
- the pyrF gene encoding orotidine-5'-phosphate decarboxylase has protein sequence MKPEMIVALDFDRADSAKKIVDMTQDAVTWYKVGLELFVADGRSIIEYLKKKDKKIFLDLKFHDISNTVVSAVLASLQYETDMVNMHTQGGGDMMATVAEKVAAHCEKAGVRKPLLIGVTLLTSLDDNYLKSMNLGFNSSRDYVLHLASLAKKSGLDGVVSSAQETPFIKETLGRDFITVTPGIRPLDASVDDQKRVVTPQDAKAMGTDYIVIGRPVTQAKDPMQAALSILEAIN, from the coding sequence ATGAAACCAGAAATGATAGTTGCCCTTGACTTCGACAGGGCGGATTCCGCTAAGAAGATAGTAGACATGACGCAGGATGCCGTCACATGGTATAAGGTAGGACTGGAGCTGTTTGTAGCAGACGGCAGAAGCATTATTGAGTACCTTAAGAAGAAAGATAAGAAAATCTTTCTCGATCTGAAATTTCACGATATTTCAAACACTGTTGTGTCCGCTGTGCTGGCTTCGCTCCAGTATGAAACGGACATGGTGAACATGCACACTCAGGGCGGCGGTGACATGATGGCCACCGTTGCTGAAAAGGTCGCTGCACACTGCGAAAAAGCGGGTGTCAGAAAACCCCTTCTCATCGGTGTGACACTTCTCACCAGCCTCGATGACAATTATTTGAAATCCATGAATCTCGGGTTCAATTCCAGCCGTGATTACGTTCTGCACCTCGCCTCACTGGCAAAAAAGAGCGGGCTTGACGGTGTTGTGTCCTCCGCTCAGGAGACTCCCTTCATAAAAGAGACTCTGGGCAGGGATTTCATAACCGTTACACCCGGAATAAGACCTCTGGACGCATCCGTTGACGATCAGAAAAGAGTTGTAACCCCTCAGGACGCAAAGGCCATGGGGACTGATTATATAGTTATTGGCAGGCCTGTCACTCAGGCGAAAGATCCTATGCAGGCTGCACTAAGCATATTGGAGGCAATTAATTGA
- the pyrE gene encoding orotate phosphoribosyltransferase: MNADQVLELYKKHNALLEGHFLLSSGLHSDKFLQSELIMQYPDKVDAVIAELVVKLKDVEFDTIVSPAIGGIRFGYELARQMKKRTLFTERVDGHMTLRRGFSLAKGEKVLLAEDVITTGKSTKECINACIDAGADVIGVTCLIDRSGGKAEFDQPFIPLVQLDVKTYDPSVCPMCKEGTPAYKPGSRNLK; this comes from the coding sequence TTGAACGCTGATCAGGTACTTGAACTGTACAAAAAACACAATGCACTGTTAGAGGGACATTTTCTCCTTTCCTCAGGACTCCATTCCGATAAATTTCTTCAATCGGAACTCATAATGCAGTATCCGGACAAGGTTGATGCTGTTATAGCTGAACTTGTTGTCAAACTTAAAGATGTTGAGTTTGACACAATAGTCAGCCCCGCAATAGGCGGCATACGTTTCGGATATGAGCTTGCACGTCAGATGAAAAAGCGTACACTGTTTACGGAAAGGGTGGACGGACATATGACCCTGCGCAGGGGCTTTTCTCTGGCGAAAGGTGAAAAGGTTCTTCTGGCGGAAGATGTTATTACCACAGGAAAATCTACCAAGGAATGCATCAACGCCTGCATAGATGCGGGGGCCGATGTTATCGGTGTTACATGCCTTATCGACAGAAGCGGAGGCAAGGCGGAGTTTGACCAGCCTTTCATCCCTCTGGTTCAGCTGGATGTGAAAACCTATGACCCGTCTGTGTGTCCCATGTGCAAAGAGGGTACTCCCGCCTATAAACCCGGCAGCAGAAACTTGAAATAA